The genomic region aactgctcgactaaaaaatcttggtcgaccaacagcctgtTGACCAAACAATCGTCCAGTCAACTAAATGTGGTCAGCCCaagaactgtatatatattttttaagttcaTTTCAGTTTTGCTAGTGAATAGATGGTTTTAGCTTACATTATAGCATTGTATAGCATCTTAAAATGTTCATACTGGTACtttatcttgctcacattgatTTACTGTTTGTGTTCGTGCTCTAGTATCTCCATATATGTATGTTTTAACTTCTCACAGACCTGCAAGCCCAGGAGGCCCCCAAGTATCGATTCCGCAAGAGGGACAAGGTCATGTTCTATGGGCGAAAGATCATGCGCAAGGTTAGTGGCTGTGGTGCGTTTTGGGGATTCTAGCAAAGTAAAATGGTACCCTTTTGTTCGACAATGCGTCTTTTTTGCCATAGTTGCCCTTTGACCTCTTGCTCTCACAGGTGTCCCAGTCCACCTCTTCCCTGGTGGGCACAGCCTCCTCCTCGCGCCCACGACTCAAAAAGAAGCAGAAAATGCTCAACATTGCCAAAAAGTGTGTGAACACGGTTAACCCGTCTATTCTACTGATATCCATGATGCTAACAAACTTAGTGACTACAGAGTAGAGAACAATAGTCTGTTATACATTTGTCCTCCCGctttctcatccttctctccatccctccccctctcctccctccaggatTCTGCGTTTTAAGAAGGAGGTGCCCACCCTGGTAGCTAAGGAGCCTCCTCCCTCGGTGCTGGAGGCCGACCTTACAGAGTTTGACGTGGCCAACTCCCACCTGCCCTCCGAGGTGCTCTACATGCTCAAGAACGTCCGGTACGTAGGGACTTCtccgagtttgtgtgtgtgtagagtgtactctgtgtgtgttaaGATGTTGTGGAGTCCTTATCTATATGgaggagacgtgtgtgtgtttgaaagtatCAAAACCGccatgtatcatgggtaaattgactgactgatctacaaataatattgagtagttatttatgatgcaaggtgatatGTACGTCAGCAAATGTGTGTCTGTAgtaatctctccatctctacccccccccccctgtagtGTGCTGGGCCACTTTGAGAAGCCTCTGTTCCTGGAGCTGTGTAAACACATGGTGTTCCTGCAGTTNCCAACTCCCACCTGCCCTCCGAGGTGCTCTACATGCTCAAGAACGTCCGGTACGTAGGGACTTCtccgagtttgtgtgtgtgtagagtgtactctctgtgtgtgttaagaTGTTGTGGAGTCCTTATCTATATGgaggagacgtgtgtgtgtgttcgagtaAACCACCATGTATCAAACCAccatgtatcatgggtaaattgtgactgactgatcttcAAATAATATTGAGTAGTTATTAATGATGCAAGGTGATACGTAGGTCAGTCAgtcactttttttgtgtgtagtaatctctccatctctatccccTCGCTGCAGTGTGCTGGGCCACTTTGAGAAGCCTCTGTTCCTGGAGCTGTGTAAACACATGGTGTTCCTGCAGTTCCAACAGGGAGAGTACGTCTTCAGACCGGGCCAGCCTGACAGCAGCATCTACGTGGTGCAGGACGGAAAACTAGAACTGTGCCTTACTGGAatggtgagagagagtgtgtgtgtctgtgtgtgtgtgtgtgtgtgtgtgtgtatgggggggcaGACATTTAAggccagacatttacattttcttgttttttttgccTTCTGTGCAAATGAGCCTCCATCTATGCTAACGAGTAAATAGGAACTTATAAGGGGCTTACAGTTCTCTAACAATTAACTCTCTAGTAGGACATTAAATAATGATTAGCACCTATTCGTTTTTGACTCCGATTATCCCAATATGGAGGAAAAGGCTAAAATGGAATGATCTCGGAGTTCAGAATGTTATGACCACGATAAACTTGCATTTGGGCAAAGATTGGAATGACTTAACATGAACAGAATGTTTTCTCTTTAACTGTCAATTGTACTGTTTgcctgtgtttttctgtgcttTTTTTTAACCCAAGAATATATGTGCCTTTTTGTCTATGTTAATTTGTTATGACATACTCTGTTTTACCCCTGTGTGTTTTTAGGATGGCAAGGACGGTGTGGTGAAGGAGGTGTACCCCGGAGACAGTGTCCACAGCCTCCTCAGCATCCTGGACGTCATCACCGTAAGACACGCCCACTTCCTGTCCCGCATTCCACACTCCCTAAATCACCATACACGTGTCGTTTCTTGTTTGAGTCAcccctttgtctttgtctttcacGTTTCAGTCAGAACTGAAATTAGTCAAGGAACAAGTCAGGGCAATCTAGTGTTGAATCATAGCCTCAGCTTTGGAGGCTAAGTTGAATCATATCAAAATCATGACGATTTCGCAATTTAATGTTATTGTGTGGCTTAAGTCAGCTTTTACTTTTGGTGGTATTTTTTTACTTCCAATATGTATACAATGTGCTATTAAACACATGACCCTTTAGAGTCAAGAGGAGTTGGTAGCTAGCATGTAACCCCTATATTTAGTCCTGGGAAAACTCACTGACACAAACATCCATGAGCCCTTGCTTTACGGCTGAGAAAAGGAAATGGAAAATGTCTCTAAATCAATGGTTTGTGCTGGTGGGTTCTGCTAGTTCCCTCTTCTTGGCTTGAGACTATAAACATTTTGTTAAGTAGTTCAGTTCTTTGTTAGTGCGTGGGTCACAGggacattttaaaaaggcttcacCCAAGTCACTGCAGCAAAACGGCTGCTTTCAGTTTTCATTGACTGCtatatggcctcccgagtggcgcagcggtctaaggcattgcatcgcagtgctcgaggtgtcactacagacccgggttcgatcccgggttgtatcacaaccagccgtgatcgggagtcccatagggcggtgcacaatttgacccagcatcgtccgggttaggggtgagtttggcccgggtaggccgtcattgtaaaataagaaattgttcttaactgacttgcctagttaaataaatagggCAGTGCTGAAAGAGCCTTGTCATTGTGTTTGTTTCAGGTACACCTAGCTAGCATGTGAAACCACTCCCAACACAAACTTCCCCTCCCTTTACTGCTGAAAATAGGAACTTGTAAAATGTCTCAAGTCTCCAAAATGTCTCACTAATATTGAGTTAGTACAGTACATTCTAAGAGTTAGTACAGTATATTCTAAGAGTTAGTACAGTATATTCTAAGAGTTAGTACAGTAtattctaagtgtgtgtgtgtgtgtgtgtgtgtgtgtgtgtgtgtgtgaaccttaTCACTGTGCGTGTGTTTCAGGGACACCAGAAGCCGTACAGGACAGTGTCGGCGCGGGCGGCTGAGGTGTCCACCGTACTGCGTCTACCTGTCGAGGCCTTCCTCTCCATCTTCGAGAAGTACCCTGAGAGCCTGGTGCGGGTTGTCCAGGtaagctgtagtgtgtgtgtgtgtgtttgtcactaGGTGTGGACGTGCGTTTTCTCTCAATGTTCATGGGACCTTTTCTTCCCTCTGTCTTCTAATGCAGATCATCATGGTTCGTCTCCAAAGAGTAACCGTTCTGGCGTTGCACAACTACCTAGGGCTCACCAACGAGCTCTTTAGCCACGTGAGTCAAGctccccttacacacacacacacacacatagcgccATGGTTCATAATACCACCCAGATCctcaaacaacacacacccacacatggaCATTCTGTTTGTTACTTCATCTACCAGGAATGCTACTTCATTAGCTGAAGCTACATCAGACATGCTGTTTTCATTACGATTGAGTCATTCAACGCTAACGCTACCGCTAATCACTTTTCAATGCTGACCTGGTAATTATAACGATGCTAATTCCACGCTAGCCTGCCTTCATTGACcctaacctcttctctctctctcccccccatgcccctgtcctcccctccctATAGGAGATGCAGCTCCTGCGCCTGCTGCCCCTGTCCCCCCACCCCGTGCCCCGCACCAGCCCCCAGCGCCACGGCAAGCGTTTCGGTAGCCTGACCGTGCCCGTGGAGGACCGCGAGGCCGCCGTGAAGGAYGCACCAGATYCTGGGAAGGATGGAGCCACAGTCCCACCAACCCTCAGCAGGACCATCTCCATGCCTGTAGACATCGCCGGTGAGTAACTCTTTCTGTCGGTCTCtcgatccctctctctgtcctcttccgttcttttctctctgtctatatGGTAACATCGACATTCTTAGTATGTAACTTTAGCTCTGTGGCTTCAGTCCAGTTTTTACTGCATGTTAGTGACCTGACTTGACTCTTGACATTTGACATTAGTGTGCTTTAGTATGTTCCTAGTATGTAACTTGCCTCTGTTGCTTCTCAGACTGTTGACTGTGGCATTTACACGTGTTTGTGTTAACATgatttctgtggtgtgtgtgtgtgtggtgtctacaCACAGGCATGCAGAAGAATCTGCGGTCGGATTTCGACATGGCCTACGAGAGAGGACGGATCTCAGTTTCCGCTGAGGACGGCAACACGCCACCCACCTATACACGGGTCAGTATACACGCACGCATGCGCTCACACACAAGGTTGGATATTAGTGACATGTGTATAGAACATGTatttacatttgaaataaaatcAAAACAGACATTTTGAGTAATTCAACAGTCATCCTAGTGCACTAAAATACACATTTGCACTTCAAAGTAGACCACTAACTCTTGTCTTTGTACGTCACAGATCTGCACTTCAAAGTAGACCAGGCACAGGGTACAGTAGTTGACATTCATGTCCCTCCATGTTTTCTGTTCYTWTCCCAGGACCAGCGGGAGAGGAGGGTGACCGTAGAYGAGGTGCCGTCGGGGGTGTACCTKTACCCYGAGGAGGAGGGGGGTCCGGACAACCAGTTCTCACCAGGACCAGGACCCGTCCCCGGTCGCCCCAGCCCTGCCCTGTTCGAGGAGGCCCTGAAGGAGCTCCTCAAACTCATGAGGATAGAGGTAAGTACTAACTACTACTTAGTAACCTTAGCAACCATCGACTGACCATGTACTATCTATGCAACCATGACTCTAGTAACTATGTAATCATGTGGTATTTATCTGACTATTGTGTTAAACTGTCACCAAGTTACTTTGTGTTTTGGGCTAATGTACCATGTCTAGACGAGACATTTTGAAACGCAAAGCCCAAAAGTgtttttattggacaagttcaagtAGTACCTCCCCATTTCAAAACATGTCTCCTTACATCACCCAGCACTTTCTCCCTCTGACTCTTTATCTAAGCTTATTACAGTTCCATTTCACAATCTACTGTTATGGTTGGCACCGAGCATCTGAAATGTACGATATCGAAAGTTCTGTCTCCTTCCGTAACCCTCTTGATTTGCAGCCCAGGAATCCAGATGTTGTTTCACCACCAAGAGCGTTTCCTCATTCCCTCCCTCAAACGctgtctcactctttctttctctcgttctgtTCTTTTTCCTTCTTCTGCCAGGATCCCGCTCTGCTGAATGGGAGAGTGACTCTGCACCATGCCAAGGCAGGAACCGTGCTGGCTAGACAAGGAGACCAGGTACTTTTACTGAGGcttggagagagggaagatgtcttccctctgtcctctcctctgttttaatgcaggttgacatttattgtcatgaatcttgccatGGAGGCAGGACTGAGctatttccgctagatgggccagctgcaaagtcaaaattgttcTTCACGACAATACATACCAACCTGACTGTTTAATCACCCAATTCTATGAGGGAGAAGTCTCCAAAACATAGGAATCTGCAATATCAAAAACCGATCATCCCTTAATGTTTTCATTGACATCTTTCCCCTTCCAAATCCCTCTTTCCCATACACTTTATTCTCCCCTCCCCAGCTCCTTCCCccttcctctactctcctcccctctcttcaacCCCTCGAAATACACCAAAACATGAGATGTGAAATCTGAACgccctctgtcttctcctctcaggATGTGAGTCTCCACTTCGTCCTGTCCGGCTGTCTCCACGTGTACCAGCGGATGATCGACAAGCAAGATGCGGTGTGTCTGTTTGTCACCCAGCCGGGTGAGATGGTGGGCCAGCTGGCCGTGTTGACTGGAGAACCCCTCATCTTCACCATCAAGGCCAACAGAGACTGCACCTTCCTCAAGATCTCCAAGTCTGACTTCTACGAGTGGGTGTCTAGTAGAGaccagactagagagagactaaagCAGGGGGGTAGGCAAGCCTGGTCCTGGAGCGCCGCAGGCACTTCCTGTTTTTGATTTAACTGACCTGGAAGACCAgctgtgttgaatttaggcaatcactgaactgatcaattagctcagttggtcaggtgtggtgcctagttagAACAACATCCTGCTGTACCcgtggcactccaggaacagggttgcctacccctgggcTAAACCCTTCTGTGTGAAAGGGGTATCGTTCAGTCTGGACATTAAGCTGGAACATTTTAGTTTAAGCCTAACTAGGGTTTAGAATTAAAGGTATGCAGTTTGTTGAATGATTACATGAAATATACCAGTAGTATCTGACTGAATATTAAACCATCTGTTACAAGTAGGTTGGCTTCAGTTCCAAACATGCATTTCTCATTCTATGTCACAACTGTCTTACTGCTGGTTATTACTATCTATCTGGTCGTGGTAGAAAGGACGGAAGTGGCTCGCACTTCCCCCTAACCCTGGTTTTATTTATCAGTTGCTGTGATATTTAAGCGTAGTGACTGCCTCCCCTAAGATACTGCCTGTGTGTTTTTCCTGATCTTTTGTGCTCTGTGCTGCCCCCTGTCTTTAGGATCATGAGAGAACAGCCCAGTGTGGTTCTGAGTGCAGCCCACACCGTAGCCATCCGCATGTCCCCCTTCGTCAGACAGATGGACTTCGCCATAGACTGGATGGCTGTGGAGGCCGGCAGAGCCCTCTATAGGTATCTGGACAAATCTTCTCTCATGACAGTATTTTTAATTTGACCAGAAAATCTGTATTAGTGTGTTTGTTCTTATTACAAGCAGGCACATTTTTCTGACTGACAATATCACCTATCTGAAGGTATTTTTCTTTGACACGTTTCAAACTCTAGCCTTGCACAGACACGCTCAAATGTACACTGTCCTGAAACCAAacaacaatttttattttattttattttttaaccgaAGTGActgttctccacctcctctcgTCCTATCTCCAGGCAGGATGACCAGTCGGACTGCACCTACATAGTTCTGAACGGACGTCTACGTTCTGTTATACGTAAAGCTAACGGGAAGAAGGAGCTGGTAGGAGAGTACGGTCGAGGAGACCTCATAGGAGTGGTGAGACTTTGACCTATTTCTACAGCTGTCATCGTTCTGGTCGTTCTGTAAAGGCAGAATATGTCGTTGCTATATTAGTTTATAAAGCTAATATTCAGAATAAAGTCAacctattttatttatattagacctgtgtgtgtatagtgtatgtTTGGGTTGTATTAGATCATTGGGGACACTATACCTTTTTAAATCCCATGATTTTGGAGCTCTTACTATCATCTCCTCCTGTTTTCCCCAGGTTGAGGCTCTGACCCGACAGCCCAGAGCCACTACGGTCCACGCggtcagagacacagagctgGTCAAGCTACCAGAGGGAACGCTCAACAACATCAAGAGGAGGTACCCACAGGTGGTCACCAGGTTGATCCACCTGCTGGGACAGAAGATCCTGGGGAACCTGCAACAGGCCCGCGGACCATTCtcaggtgagagtgtgtgtgtgtgtgtgagacacaccCACAAGTACACAGGCATGTAcagtatgcatacacacacttgcCCTCTTTGTCCTCTAGATAAAGCCATgtattacactctctctctctcaccccgtaCTTCTCCAGGTTCTGCCCTCGGCCTGTCCAGCGTAGCGTCCAGCCCTGACGTCACAAACCCGGCCAGTAACTTGTCCACTGTGGCCGTACTGCCCATCTGTGACGAGGTGCCAATCAACGCCTTCAACCTGGAGCTCAGCCACGCCCTCAGCGCCATAGGTGCACACCTCTAGAGACTAGCATAGCAACTGTCAATCAAACCTGACTATGACTTGAACGTCTTGTAATCAATATTGACTAATATGAAACATCTGCCTAATGTGACTAGATTctgtggacaataaagttgttCTGTTCTTAACTAAATTGTCACATTGAGTGACCGTGATATCCAATTTTATATACATCAATTGTTCTCTCTGAAATATTAAATGTATTTCTATTTGTCCTTGATGTGTAGGACCTACCCTGCTGCTGACCAGTGACATCATCAGAGAGCGACTGGGGGCCTCCGCTCTGGATAAGTCCGTTTttatcctctcttcttcctctctccctctgcagtaTCCATACCAGTTGGCTGTTCTTAACTCTCGTTCTCCCCTCGTAACAGTATCCATGAGTAccgtctgtctggctggctggcccaGCAGGAGGACATCAACAGGATAGTCCTGTACCAGACAGATAGCAGTATGACCCCCTGGACCCAGCGCTGCATCAGACAGGCTGACTGCATCCTCATTGTGGGCCTGGGGGAACAGGAACCTGCACTGGGACAGGTAGGAAGGACGGGCGAAGGGGTGAAGAGCTGGAGGTTGATTTGGGTGGGGCTCAATTGGAGGATGGGTTGCTAGTGTTTGGAGGATTGGTTGACTTTTGAAGCTACTCTACTTACAAGCTACCTAGTTACATTTATTTGTTCAATTTAAAACTTTAGCTGTGAAATTATACATTAACCTCATATTTAAGCTTATTTGTAGAGATTATTTTTAAAAAGCAGTCTAGTTTTGACTATATCTCCTCCTCAGTACTGTATCTaaccatgcctctctctctcactctcactctcactctctcactctcctctagtTAGAGCAGATGTTGGAGAACACCGCGGTGAGGGCCCTGAAACAGCTGGTGCTGCTCCATAAAGAGGACGGGTCGGGGCCCTCCAGGACCGTAGAGTGGCTCAACATGAGGAGCTGGTGCTCTGGACACCTCCACCTCCGCTGCCCCCGTCGGGTCTTCTCACGACGCAGCCCCTCAAAACTGGTGCGACTCCCTGGGGAGATGTCAtgatttctttgtttcttttttaacTTTCTCTCTTCCTAACTTtttcgtttgttttgtcttttctttcaTTCGTTTATTCATTCATTACACACCGACCTTTGCCCACATCTGATTGTGTTCCTCTATTAAATGGAGGATGAGGACAGTTGTAAAGAGAGCTCTGACGATGTGGTAAGAGAGGAGGCTAGTCTGTTTTATATATACTTTAATAGCCTGCTGAGCATGTCCTCTTCATccaatcaaaacatgttttagtTTTATCTTGCACGGCGTGACGGCTCAAAATGAAGCACTTTGCTGTTCTACAAGTAACATGAGTTTTGGTTTTCAAGAGAAATAACATAGTGCTTTAGCTACAAAGGCTTTGGGAAACCCAGCCCATGTCGTTTTGGGGAAATGATCCATTGACAAGCTTACCAACCAATTACAGCGCTTCGGTGGATAGCAACTGTCGCTAACCAGGCCCAAGTCTGAATGATTGAACAAGCTCTCGTTTCAAGCGCATGGAAGCCTATAAATGGCTCTGATTATCATCTGAatttgactttgtgtgtgtgtgtgtttgtgcagagggaggtgtatgAGAAGGTGTTTGAGAAGACAGCGGACAGACACAGTGATTTCTCTCGGCTGGCCCGGGTACTGACTGGGAACAGCATCGCTGTGGtgctaggaggaggaggagccaggTCAGTGGACTTAGTTTTTATAGGAACACCTCTCTTTTGTGCTAGACTCTCTTTTGTGCTAGACTCTCTTTAGTGCTAGACTCTCTTTAGTGCTAGACTCTCTTTAGTGCTAGACTCTCTTTAGTGCTAGGACTCTCTTTAGTGCTAGACTCTCTTTAGTGCTAGACTCTCTTTAGTGCTAGACTCTCTTTAGTGCTAGACTCTCTTTAGTGCTAGACTCTCTTTTGTGCCAGACTCTCTTTAGTGCTAGACTCTCTTTAGTGCTAGACTCTCTTTAGTGCTAGACTCTCTTTTGTAGATGATCAAGTAGTACATTCTTTACTCCACACTATCTACATCATCAAATGCATGTTTTCAATTACAGTCATGGGACCACAGCTCTTTGCGTGAGAAGTCCTGTCTTCTGTTATTTTATAATCAAGATTTCTTGTAACCTTAATGTCCTTCAGTGTATCTGTAGTATCGAATTAGTCTTGTTCTTTCAGATCTTTTCAAATTAATGAAAGGAGTGGAAGAAATGCAGGCAAAGTTAGTCTCTCTAGTCCTCAAACAGACAGTGAATTTCCTCCTCTCTGATTGGTTGTTATCTCTGTCACTCTCGCAGAGGCTGCTCCCACGTGGGAGTGATCAAGGCCATGGAGGAGGCAGGGATTCCCATCGACATCGTGGGCGGGACGTCCATCGGGTCGTTCATCGGGGCGCTGTACGCCGAGGAGAGGAGTGCGGTGCGCACCAAGCAGAGAGCCCGCGAGTGGTCCAAGGTCTGATCCTCCCACCGCTATACCATCTTATACTTCTCTTGTTCCTGTATCTGACCATTTGACACATGCCTTTGTCAGGTGACATGTAGCGTATTAGAGGGGATCAGTTTGAGCATGGCGAGACACAGAATCACTCGTCTTGATCACATAATGAGTGGTCATGTGGGACGCAAGGTGATTTGTGGATCAGTGATTCTGTGCGGTCCGACTGATCTCAGACACGCTCAATATTAAAACCttttgtctctccctccttccctccttcctccctacaGGCGATGAACTCCGTATTCAAAACCATCCTTGACCTGACCTATCCCATCACCTCAATGTTCACCGGCGCCGCCTTCAACACCAGCATCTCCAAAGTGTTCCAGGAAAAGCAGGctgaggtgagaggtcacactgTCTGTCAGTGCTActagagatgtctgtctgtctgaaggaAACTGGGCCACGTTCAGTAGGCAAACCTTGTGAAcagttgcagatagaaatgtcttGAGTAGAGCTGCCGTTGATACCTGCTCCACATTTTAGAGAGGCATATTTGTTCTACGTGGTATATATCCTTCTGAACGTTCCTTATTCCAATTCATATCTAATGTATGATCTATGTAACCGTCAGGACCTGTGGTTGCCCTACTTCAACGTGACTACTGACATCACGGCATCCGCCATGCGTGTGCACCAAGACGGTGAGTGACAGGCAGCTAACCGCTGGCCTCTCCCCCTCTGCTTTATCGCTGTTTATAAATGGACGactaagggcctcccgggtggcgcagtggtctagggcactgcatcgcagcgctagctgtgccaccagagtctctgggttcgcgcccaggctctgtcgcagccgcccgcgaccgggaggtccgtggggcgacgcacaattggcctagcgtcgtccgggttagggagggtttggccggtagggatatccttgtctcatSgcgctccagcgactcctgtggcgggccgggcgcagtgcgcgccaactaagggggccaggtgcacggtgtttcctccgacacattggtgcggctggcttccgggttggaggcgcgctgtgttaaagaagcagtgcggcttggttgggttgtgcttcggaggacgcatggctttcgaccttcgtctctcccgagcccgtacgggagttgtagcgatgagacaagatagtaattactagcgattggataccacgaaaattggggagaaaagggggtaaaaaaataaaataataataaaaataaatggacgACTAGATTTTgaagttgtcttgaacgcactaaAGAAGTAATTGTCCTAGTTCTGGATATAGCTGTTAGGATAACTCTCATGcagtcagacaaacacacacacacacaagttagatatgtattttatttagatATATACTCCATATGTAACCCTATTTAACTCAATCCACTCACGCTGGTAGGGCCCAATATGACCGAGAACTACCGTGGGATCGACATGATCATTCATTCCTAATGTCATTCGGCGTTTGACGATAACAGCTGGCTAATTTGGAGTATGGGTTATGAGATTAAAATCCTAACCCTTAATTGTACATTTAATATTACgtatacatttgagtcatttagcagacactctcatccagagcgacttacagttagtgcctTCATCTCAAGATCGCTCGGTGTTGTTATAATTAGGAGTTTTAGATAAATTGGTTAGATTCTGCATGCCTTTCAGCTGTATAATACTAATAGGGGAGTCATACAATTGGTACActgaaaatcctattttccctgcTTGTTTATGTTCATCCATTGACTGACACTTAATATATGGATTGTTTATGTATGGGATGACTGACTGAGTGAGAAATGCACTACCACTAACTGTAGCTAGAATAGTCCTAGAGGCTGGGAGTATGACCCCTGCTGACCTCGTGGGGTCAAAGGCCACAACCTTTGGCTTGTGGAAGGAAGCCTACCCCCAAATCCAGTCTTAGTACATGTTGCATGCATTTGTTATCACCGGTAATGTGCACTAGTTTGTAAGAGCAAAGGCATTTATAAAAAGT from Salvelinus sp. IW2-2015 unplaced genomic scaffold, ASM291031v2 Un_scaffold1441, whole genome shotgun sequence harbors:
- the LOC112070863 gene encoding patatin-like phospholipase domain-containing protein 6, with amino-acid sequence MGQSTSEQEGQEHADAPLEEGFNNIKAFVEEELQTSMMMGMVIGAGIAIILIAILIFFMLRRIQLRNLQAQEAPKYRFRKRDKVMFYGRKIMRKVSQSTSSLVGTASSSRPRLKKKQKMLNIAKKILRFKKEVPTLVAKEPPPSVLEADLTEFDVANSHLPSEVLYMLKNVRVLGHFEKPLFLELCKHMVFLQFQQGEYVFRPGQPDSSIYVVQDGKLELCLTGMDGKDGVVKEVYPGDSVHSLLSILDVITGHQKPYRTVSARAAEVSTVLRLPVEAFLSIFEKYPESLVRVVQIIMVRLQRVTVLALHNYLGLTNELFSHEMQLLRLLPLSPHPVPRTSPQRHGKRFGSLTVPVEDREAAVKDAPDXGKDGATVPPTLSRTISMPVDIAGMQKNLRSDFDMAYERGRISVSAEDGNTPPTYTRDQRERRVTVDEVPSGVYLYPEEEGGPDNQFSPGPGPVPGRPSPALFEEALKELLKLMRIEDPALLNGRVTLHHAKAGTVLARQGDQDVSLHFVLSGCLHVYQRMIDKQDAVCLFVTQPGEMVGQLAVLTGEPLIFTIKANRDCTFLKISKSDFYEIMREQPSVVLSAAHTVAIRMSPFVRQMDFAIDWMAVEAGRALYRQDDQSDCTYIVLNGRLRSVIRKANGKKELVGEYGRGDLIGVVEALTRQPRATTVHAVRDTELVKLPEGTLNNIKRRYPQVVTRLIHLLGQKILGNLQQARGPFSGSALGLSSVASSPDVTNPASNLSTVAVLPICDEVPINAFNLELSHALSAIGPTLLLTSDIIRERLGASALDNIHEYRLSGWLAQQEDINRIVLYQTDSSMTPWTQRCIRQADCILIVGLGEQEPALGQLEQMLENTAVRALKQLVLLHKEDGSGPSRTVEWLNMRSWCSGHLHLRCPRRVFSRRSPSKLREVYEKVFEKTADRHSDFSRLARVLTGNSIAVVLGGGGARGCSHVGVIKAMEEAGIPIDIVGGTSIGSFIGALYAEERSAVRTKQRAREWSKAMNSVFKTILDLTYPITSMFTGAAFNTSISKVFQEKQAEDLWLPYFNVTTDITASAMRVHQDGSLWRYVRASMTLSGYLPPLCDPKDGNLLMDGGYINNLPADIARNMGAKTVIAIDVGSQDETDLCNYGDSLSGWWLLWKRINPWAEKVKVPDMAEIQSRLAYVSCVRQLEVVKKSAYCEYIRPPIDRFKTMDFGKFDEIYDVGYQHGKLLFTGWARGDIIDNMLKDHRSADYNDSKTKTDSYTCPGSDFTDLAEIVSRIEPVQTYVDPDADAAEAGDESDCLTEYEEDGMDTVREVEEEEEEEEEGEQELDDLSPREWGQNGVFQADEEKSVRQRRKTEGDSNTYSELSDC